Proteins co-encoded in one Candidatus Paceibacterota bacterium genomic window:
- a CDS encoding HU family DNA-binding protein, with protein sequence MSKQDIVEKVAEKTKLSKNEVSAVLNEVLDAVTAGMKSGEVVLTGFGTFKTSKRKARAGRNPKTGATIQIPAMTVPRFKAGKALKEAVR encoded by the coding sequence ATGTCAAAACAAGATATTGTTGAAAAAGTTGCTGAAAAGACTAAGCTTTCAAAAAATGAAGTTTCAGCAGTTTTAAATGAAGTTCTTGATGCAGTTACAGCTGGCATGAAGAGCGGCGAGGTCGTCTTAACGGGTTTTGGTACTTTCAAGACCTCAAAAAGAAAAGCAAGAGCAGGAAGGAATCCAAAAACTGGGGCAACAATTCAGATTCCCGCTATGACAGTTCCAAGATTTAAGGCAGGAAAAGCTCTAAAGGAAGCCGTAAGGTAA